TCGATTGAGTTATTGGCGAGCGCCGAAGCTATTTATTGACAATAAAGAAATTAAGCCATTAAAGAAAAACATTTTCTACCGGAATAGAAATTTTTTAGCAACAAGTAATTTCGGTACAACGGTAAATATTAGTCTTATTCACAAACCCCTTGACCTAATTCCAAAACTTCAAATTGATGGACAAAAATTTAAAATAGGTCGACAACTAAATAAATGGGAATACATATGGATCTGTTTGCCATTAATTTTAGCTCTCGTAGGAGGTGCGATAGGCGGTATTATAGGATCGATTGCAGTTTATTCGAATTCGATTCTTATCAGAAAACCCAGGACTGTTTTTCTCAAAATCTTTTTTACTGGTGCAACAACATTCGCTTCATTTTGGTTCTTTCTACAGTTCGTTGGTTTTGTTATTCCATTCGCACAATATTTTGGTCCACAAAAAACAGTTAATGAACAACTTAAAATGATATCGGCCCAAGTAAACAAACAATGTCCCATTATGATCGATAGTGAAACAAGACTTGACAGTACAGTTTCAGGTTCAGACAAAATGATGATTTACTATTATACTCTAACGCAGAAAAATAGGACAAATATTAATGTTGAAGAAGCAAGGCAATTTCTTACGTATCAGATCATTAATTATATCCGAACAAAAGATGAAATGCGATTTATGCGAGAGAACGATGTTACATTCAGGTATAAATATAAGGATAAAGAACTTGTAGATGTGCTCGATATTGTAATTACTAAATCTGATTATAATTGAATCATATCAAATAGTTTTGGATTCAAGTCATTCGTTGCCCAATTTATTCAGCTGTCACAAACAATTCATTAACAACAGGAGCTCTGATTATATATTTGTTTGATTACAAACTTGATATTCTGTAAATAAATTTCTAACTTAGATAAGAATAATTCCTATCTAATAATTTTTATCTATGAAAAAAGAAAAACACGGCATTGACTTGAAAGACAGCAATTTAAAAGTCACTCCGCAAAGAGTTGCTGTTCTTGAAGCATTAAATAATTTAAAAAATCATCCCACCGCAGACAAAATAAAAGAATATGTTGTTAAAAATCATCCCAACATCGCTGTTGGAACGATCTACAAAACTCTCGAGACATTTGTTGAAAAAGGTTTGGTCAAAAAAGTAAAGACTGAAAAAGATGTGATGAGATATGATGCAATACTTGATAATCATCATCACTTGTATTGTGAAGACACGGAACGTATTGAAGATTTTTTTGATGATCAGCTGAATGGGATGCTTGAGGAATATTTCAGAAAGAAGAAAATACCCAACTTCAAAGTAAAAGATATTAAGCTTCAGATAATTGGAACATTCAATAATAAAAAATTTAATTAAATAACTATTAACAATAAAAACATCAGGAGAATGAATATGAGTGATGAAAGCAAATGTCCCGTAACCGGAAGAACTTCTTTCGGCAGGGGAACATCAAATAAAGAATGGTGGCCAAACCAATTAAACCTGGGAATACTTCACCAGCACCATCCGGCATCAAACCCGATGGATAAAAAATTTGACTATGCAAAAGAATTCAGCAAGCTGGATTACAAAGCTCTCAAAAAAGATTTGTACGAGTTGATGACCAACTCACAGGATTGGTGGCCTGCAGATTGGGGTCATTATGGTGGACTTTTTATTCGAATGGCGTGGCACAGTGCTGGTACTTATCGAACAGCCGATGGACGTGGAGGAGGAGGAACTGGCAACCAACGTTTTGCACCAGTTAACAGCTGGCCTGACAATGGCAACCTGGACAAAGCACGTCGTTTGCTATGGCCAATCAAACAGAAATATGGAAATAAAATTTCCTGGGCTGACTTGATGATATTAGCCGGCAATGCTGCACTTGAATCAATGGGTTTCAAAACTTTTGGCTTTGGTGGAGGACGCGAAGATATCTGGCAGCCCGAAGAAGACATCTACTGGGGTGCTGAAAAGGAATGGTTAGCAACAAGTGACAAACCTCAAAGCCGTTATTCGGGTGACAGGGAATTGGAAAACCCTTTGGCTGCAGTTCAGATGGGACTTATTTATGTGAATCCTGAAGGCCCTGATGGAAATCCTGATCCGGTTGCTTCTGGTCGTGATGTACGCGAAACATTTAAAAGAATGGCAATGAATGATGAAGAAACGGTTGCCTTGACTGCTGGTGGGCACACATTTGGTAAAATGCACGGAGCTGGTGATGCAAGCTTAGTTGGTCCGGAACCGGAAGCTGCGCCGATAGAAGAGCAAGGATTCGGATGGATAAATAAATTAGGAGACGGCAAAGGTAAATACACAAACACAAGTGGCCTCGAAGGTGCGTGGAAACCAAATCCAACAAAATGGGATATGGGTTATTTCGATATGCTCTTCGGTTATGAGTGGGAAAAAGTTAAAAGTCCTGCTGGTGCATGGCAATGGCAAGCTAAAGATGTTAAACCCGAACATATGATTCCTGATGCGCACGATCCTTCAAAGAAACATCCACCGACAATGACAACTGCTGATCTATCTTTACGCTTCGATCCAATCTACGAACCTATTTCCAGAAGATTCCACAAAGACCCAAAAGCGTTTGCGGATGCATTTGCAAGAGCGTGGTTTAAACTTACGCATCGTGATATGGGACCAAAAGCTCGTTACCTTGGACCTGAAGTTCCTAAAGAAAATTTAATCTGGCAGGATCCAATACCTGCAGTTAACCACAAGCTTATCAATAAAAAAGATATCGATGGGCTTAAAAAGAAAATTATAGATTCAGGTTTATTAATTTCAGAACTGGTTTATACTGCGTGGTCTGCTGCATCAACTTTTCGTGGTTCGGATATGCGCGGTGGAGCTAGCGGTGCCCGCATTCGCCTGGAGCCTCAAAAGGATTGGGAAGTTAACCAGCCTGAACAACTTGAAAAAGTACTAAAAGTATTTAAGAACATTCAGAAAGAGTTTAACAAACGTAAAGACGGTAAGAAAATTTCTCTAGCAGATCTGATTGTTCTTGGTGGATGTGCTGCAGTTGAAGCTGCTGCTAAAGCTGCAGGACACAAAATTGAAGTTCCCTTCACTCCGGGAAGAATGGATGCATCCCAAGCTCAGACTGATATTGAGTCATTCGAATACATGGAACCTGAAGCAGATGGTTTCCGTAACTATCAGAAAAGAGCTTACACCATAACACCAGAAGAGATGCTGATTGACAAAGCGCAGCTTCTTACATTAAGTGCACCTGAAATGACCGTGCTTGTCGGCGGAATGCGCGTGCTTGGTGCAAACTATAATGGAACAAAACACGGTGTGTTCACAGATGAAGTTGGTAAACTGACAAATGACTTCTTTGTAAACCTGCTTGATATGAATACTGTTTGGAAACCAATAACTAATGACATTGATGCATATGAAGGACGTGATCGTAAAACAGGAAAAGTTAAGTGGACAGGAACCCGTGTTGATTTAATCTTCGGCTCAAACTCACAGCTTCGTGCACTTGCAGAAGTCTATGCGCAGGACGATGTAAAAGTGAAGTTCGTAAAGGATTTTGTTGCAGCCTGGAACAAAGTTATGAACCTTGATCGATTCGATGTGAAGTAAGACAAATGTCACACTGAGCTTGTCGAAGTGTGACGGATAATTGTCATCCTGAACTTGTTTCAGGATCTTCGAATACTAGCAACTAAAAGGGCATCAACACGATGCCCTTTTTGGTTTTTAACTAGTTGGTTTGTTTGAATTGATAAAAGACTGATATAAGTTTCATAAGTAAAAATGGGCAGACTTCTCGATAACAGTTTTTCATTTACAGCGAATCGATGAATCCTGCTTCGTAAAGATGGGGTTTATTTTTTTAGATATCATTTTGATGAAAATGAAATTGAACACCTTAAAGTGATCAATTATTTTTGACTACTTATTGGCTCGATATTCATTTAGATAACTGAATGGGGAATTTATGAGCAAGTACATCATCAGACTAAAACTAATTGTCTGCTTTAGTGCAATAGTTCTGCATAACAGCTGCGATTACTCACCGACTGAAACAAATTTCAAAACTGTAAATCCTCCTGAGGGAACTGTTGATATTACAGTTTTAAATCCTGATGCTATTAATCAAATAAGAGGAACTATAACATTCGCAGTCGAGACTGAATTAAACGGTCACACAGTAAAGTTTGTCACAGGGTTTCTTGACGAAATGGAAGTCTCGCTTCATATGTCCGGTTCTTCTCAAATAGTTTTTAACAGCGAGTACTATCAGGATGGAGACTATACTTTCACATTATTACTTGCGGCAACAACCAATACCGGCAGCCTTGCCGATCGGCTTGGAGCAGAAGCATTGATTGCTGCTAAACAATATCCAGTTACAATTTTTAATGGACCAATCTCAACACCCCAACTAAAGGAATTTACAATTGAAAATGGTTCACTCACGCTTAATTGGGAAAAATATGAACAACCATTTTTTAAGCTATATATTATAAAAAGAAATGGATCAACTATAGCAGCGATATCAAATGTTAATCAAACAAAATACTATGATACTACTTACTTTACTGGTTATGGTTACTATGAACTCGTCACACAGGTTATGAACATCTATAAGGAAAGCGAGACTAAAGTATTTCAGAGTATCTCTCCGTCTTTCGTTTCGACAATCGTTATGCCAGACGAAAAATTGCTCGTAACCTGGAATAAATTTCCTCTTACCGCTGCATTTAGAAATTATAAAATTGTAAGCGCGGGAAATGAAATTGAGATATTTTCACCATATGATACGGTACTGGTAGATGAATCACCGGCACTAGGCAGACCGTTCTACCGTTTATCTGCATTCTCTAAAGCTGGAGAAGAAACTCCGAGTGTATCCATTCATGGGCAATCCATTGGTACACCGTTCCCATTTGGTGAAGGTGCCTGGTTGAAATACATTCCTGAAAAAAATCTTTTTGTAATGCTGGATTATTCCCATGTGACCTATCAACATAGCATTTCAACGTATGATGGCACTACTCTGAATTTAATAAATAGCAGAGTGTTTGATTTTTCTATAGATGGTATCAATCTGACGATAAGCGATAACGGAGATTATATGTATTATACCTATGATAGAAGTGTATATAAAATTAATGTTTCAACATTAAATACTGAAGCGGAAACAGATATTATAGCTCTGATGCCGACCGGGAACTACAGAACCTATGCACCAATTCAATCTATCAAAATCAATAATGATAACAAGCTCTCTGTAATTATTATTAAAAGTAACGGGCTTCAGGTACTTGCATATTTCAATATGAATACCAACCAATGTTTTTTTACTTATTCGTTCAATTTCGGACTCTACTATACTGAACTTAGGATAACAAACGATCAGCAATACGTTGCATTTAATAATCGTATTTACAGATATACAGGAAGCAGTCTGATAGAAATAGGTTCGATACCGACTTACAATGCGGTTTTTACAAAAGATAATTCAAGAATAATCATAGTATCCCAAAACAATAGCATTCAAATTTACAGAACATCGGATGTACAGCTTCTGCTGGAGATACCCGGTGAATTTTATTACTATCCGCTTATAGATTCCAATTCAGGATTGTTAGCAGCAAACGGATATATATTCGATCCCATTACAGGGCAGCAGCGCGGTCACATCAATGTTAGTGGATTGACGCATTTTTACCTGAACGGACTTTATTTCGTTGATGGTTACTACAAGTATGTGGAATTGAATTAGACGGGGAACAGTTATGAAAAAAACTTTTATAAACATTGTAGTAATAATTTTCGTATTAAATTCCATCGCATTTTGTCAGCACAGTGTTACTTTTTTTGGAACTATTAGCTATAACACTTATGC
This region of bacterium genomic DNA includes:
- a CDS encoding transcriptional repressor; its protein translation is MKKEKHGIDLKDSNLKVTPQRVAVLEALNNLKNHPTADKIKEYVVKNHPNIAVGTIYKTLETFVEKGLVKKVKTEKDVMRYDAILDNHHHLYCEDTERIEDFFDDQLNGMLEEYFRKKKIPNFKVKDIKLQIIGTFNNKKFN
- the katG gene encoding catalase/peroxidase HPI, which codes for MSDESKCPVTGRTSFGRGTSNKEWWPNQLNLGILHQHHPASNPMDKKFDYAKEFSKLDYKALKKDLYELMTNSQDWWPADWGHYGGLFIRMAWHSAGTYRTADGRGGGGTGNQRFAPVNSWPDNGNLDKARRLLWPIKQKYGNKISWADLMILAGNAALESMGFKTFGFGGGREDIWQPEEDIYWGAEKEWLATSDKPQSRYSGDRELENPLAAVQMGLIYVNPEGPDGNPDPVASGRDVRETFKRMAMNDEETVALTAGGHTFGKMHGAGDASLVGPEPEAAPIEEQGFGWINKLGDGKGKYTNTSGLEGAWKPNPTKWDMGYFDMLFGYEWEKVKSPAGAWQWQAKDVKPEHMIPDAHDPSKKHPPTMTTADLSLRFDPIYEPISRRFHKDPKAFADAFARAWFKLTHRDMGPKARYLGPEVPKENLIWQDPIPAVNHKLINKKDIDGLKKKIIDSGLLISELVYTAWSAASTFRGSDMRGGASGARIRLEPQKDWEVNQPEQLEKVLKVFKNIQKEFNKRKDGKKISLADLIVLGGCAAVEAAAKAAGHKIEVPFTPGRMDASQAQTDIESFEYMEPEADGFRNYQKRAYTITPEEMLIDKAQLLTLSAPEMTVLVGGMRVLGANYNGTKHGVFTDEVGKLTNDFFVNLLDMNTVWKPITNDIDAYEGRDRKTGKVKWTGTRVDLIFGSNSQLRALAEVYAQDDVKVKFVKDFVAAWNKVMNLDRFDVK